The window GCCTTGTCCTCGCACCCCCCGGGACGGTGGAGGCCGACCCAGACGACCAGATTGCCCTGCCGCACGGAGAACGCGCAGGTCCATTCGGCGTTGGAGGATTCCCAGTACGCCCCGTCACCGAAACCGAGGTTGTTCGCCCGCCTCCCGCCGTCCGCGTCCGCGGCGAAGCCGACCTGCTGGAGCCGCGCGTTGGCGGCGTCGTCACCGCCCCGCTTGACGTCCCACCGGACCAGCGCGCTCCGCCGGGTGGACCCGGCCTCGTACCAGGAGCACATCGTGTGCGCCTGATTTGCGGTCGTGCTGTGGAAGTCCTCCTTCGATTCCCGCCCCGCCAGCTGGAGGTTCCTGGTGGCTTCCCGGCAGGCCGGTACGTCGGGGTAGGCGGCGGGACCGGTGCCCCCCGCCCGGTCCAGGGCGTACGCCCCCACTCCGACGCCCGTCGCCACGAGCACCCCGGCGGCCACCAGGGCCACGGTCCGCGACCGCAGCCCCGGGGCGGGGCGCGGCGGCGTGGCCGACGGCTCGGTCGGCGGGGTGTCCGGCCGGGCAGGAACGACGGACGGCCCGGCCTGCGCCGCCTCGTCCCGCACGGGCTCGGGGGCCGGGGCGGGAGCGGGCTCGGCAGCAGGCCCGGGCCCGGGCTCGGGAGCAGGCTCGGCTTCCAGCTCGGGCTCGGGCTCGGGCTCGGGCTCGGGAAGCAGTTCGGGGAGCTGTTCGGGCGGGGCCACGGCGGTCGCCGTCCCCCCGGAGAGCAGCCCGTCGATGTCCGCCCGCTGCGCGGCGAGCATCCGGTACACGGCGGGCGGCCACTGCAGCCCGGCCGGAGCGACCGGTCCCAGCAGTTCGAGCAGCTGCGCCGGGGTCGGCCGGGCGGCCGGATCCTTGGCCAGGCACTGCTCCACGATCCCGCGCAGCCCGGCGGGTACGGCACTCAGATCGGGCGTCGAGTGCACCACGTCGTAGAGCGTCTGCAGGGTCGAGGCACCCGCGAAGGGGCTGCTGCCGGTGAACGCCATGACCAGCATCGAACCGAGCGAGAACACATCGCTCGCCGGGGTCAG is drawn from Streptomyces sp. NBC_01232 and contains these coding sequences:
- a CDS encoding serine/threonine-protein kinase, whose translation is MKHVGPDGPTHVGPFKVAGVLGQGGMGRVLLCAGPDGRLVAVKQVLTHYADDAGFRARFRREVVASRKVSGAYTAAVMDADPDAPTPWLASVFVAGPSLGAVVKADGVLSEAVVHRLAAGLASALAEIHRAGLIHRDLKPDNVLLAEDGVRVIDLGIARATEDESEGETGLTRTGWVIGSPAFMSPEQAESKPLTPASDVFSLGSMLVMAFTGSSPFAGASTLQTLYDVVHSTPDLSAVPAGLRGIVEQCLAKDPAARPTPAQLLELLGPVAPAGLQWPPAVYRMLAAQRADIDGLLSGGTATAVAPPEQLPELLPEPEPEPEPELEAEPAPEPGPGPAAEPAPAPAPEPVRDEAAQAGPSVVPARPDTPPTEPSATPPRPAPGLRSRTVALVAAGVLVATGVGVGAYALDRAGGTGPAAYPDVPACREATRNLQLAGRESKEDFHSTTANQAHTMCSWYEAGSTRRSALVRWDVKRGGDDAANARLQQVGFAADADGGRRANNLGFGDGAYWESSNAEWTCAFSVRQGNLVVWVGLHRPGGCEDKAKSVAKAALAAVPADAG